A single genomic interval of Halobacillus halophilus DSM 2266 harbors:
- the argS gene encoding arginine--tRNA ligase — MNIVEQMEENLKKEIVRAVLSAELAGEEEMPEVVLEQPKDKAHGDYATNMAMQLARIAKKNPRAIASELVEQFDRSQASIEKIEIAGPGFINFYMNNQYLTELVPSILEADSQYGRSESGKGHRIQVEFVSANPTGTLHLGHARGAAVGDSLCNVLDAAGYDVSREYYINDAGNQMANLALSVEARYMQALGKEWEMPEDGYHGRDIVELGRKLASEEGEKWAEESAQDRLKFFREYGLQYELNKIKTDLEEFRVPFDEWFSETSLYEGDRIENALQVLKEKDFVYEKDGATWFETTKFSDDKDRVLIKNDGTYTYLTPDIAYHKNKLDRGFDTLINIWGADHHGYIPRMKAAIQALGYDEDTLEVEIIQMVNLFQDGEKVKMSKRTGKAVTLRELMEEVGIDAMRYFFSMRSSDSHLDFDMDLARSESNENPVYYVQYAHARICTMLKQAEEKGLTDDTFNGSLLTAEKEEDLLKRLGEFPQLVADAAEKRTPHRVTQYAFDLASNLHSFYNAEKVLDQENPELTASRLSLMKAVRITLSNALKIIGVSAPEQM, encoded by the coding sequence ATGAATATCGTTGAACAAATGGAAGAAAATCTGAAGAAAGAAATCGTCCGCGCCGTGCTTTCAGCTGAGCTTGCCGGGGAAGAGGAAATGCCGGAGGTTGTGTTAGAGCAGCCAAAGGATAAAGCTCACGGCGATTATGCAACAAACATGGCGATGCAGCTCGCCAGAATAGCAAAGAAGAATCCGCGTGCGATTGCTTCAGAACTTGTTGAACAATTTGATCGATCACAAGCCTCAATAGAAAAGATAGAAATTGCAGGTCCAGGCTTTATTAATTTCTATATGAACAATCAGTACTTGACTGAACTGGTTCCTTCCATTCTGGAAGCGGACAGTCAGTATGGTCGCAGCGAAAGTGGGAAAGGTCATAGGATTCAAGTGGAATTTGTATCTGCTAATCCGACCGGAACCTTACACCTTGGTCACGCAAGGGGAGCAGCAGTAGGGGACTCGTTATGCAACGTGTTGGATGCTGCAGGCTACGATGTTTCCAGAGAGTACTATATTAATGATGCCGGGAACCAAATGGCTAATCTTGCTCTTTCTGTAGAAGCACGCTACATGCAGGCATTAGGGAAAGAATGGGAGATGCCGGAAGATGGATACCATGGTCGTGATATCGTAGAACTAGGAAGGAAGCTTGCTTCGGAAGAGGGAGAGAAATGGGCAGAAGAATCTGCACAGGATCGTTTGAAGTTCTTCCGTGAGTACGGTTTGCAATATGAACTGAATAAGATTAAAACGGATCTGGAAGAATTTAGAGTGCCTTTTGATGAATGGTTCTCAGAAACTTCGCTATATGAAGGTGACCGGATTGAAAATGCGCTGCAGGTTCTGAAAGAAAAAGACTTTGTCTATGAAAAGGACGGAGCTACCTGGTTTGAGACAACGAAATTCAGTGATGATAAAGATCGCGTCCTCATTAAAAATGATGGCACGTACACTTATCTGACGCCGGATATCGCTTATCACAAAAACAAACTGGACCGCGGGTTCGATACACTTATCAATATTTGGGGTGCCGATCACCATGGATATATTCCACGTATGAAAGCAGCGATTCAAGCCCTGGGCTATGATGAAGATACACTGGAAGTAGAGATTATCCAAATGGTCAACCTGTTCCAGGACGGCGAAAAAGTGAAAATGAGTAAGCGTACTGGAAAAGCTGTTACCCTTCGTGAATTGATGGAGGAAGTTGGTATTGACGCGATGCGTTATTTCTTCTCCATGCGTTCCAGTGATTCACACCTGGATTTTGATATGGACCTGGCCCGCTCAGAATCTAATGAAAACCCTGTTTATTATGTACAGTACGCTCACGCCCGCATATGTACGATGCTGAAACAGGCAGAGGAAAAGGGGCTGACGGATGATACGTTTAACGGAAGTCTTTTAACAGCTGAAAAAGAAGAAGATCTGCTAAAAAGGCTTGGTGAATTTCCGCAGCTGGTCGCAGATGCTGCAGAAAAAAGAACCCCTCACCGTGTGACTCAGTATGCATTTGATCTGGCATCTAATCTTCACAGTTTTTACAATGCGGAGAAAGTACTCGATCAGGAAAATCCTGAACTTACAGCTTCACGACTTTCACTAATGAAAGCTGTTCGTATTACTCTGAGCAATGCGCTGAAAATCATCGGTGTTTCCGCAC
- a CDS encoding DUF1934 domain-containing protein: MTSNAKDIQVQLVTEIRDTDRKETMEVNEAGQFFARGQTQVITFTEHPDEGDPVNTMITVKPGHVSIKRSGGIDMRQVFQPEVETENLYHHTYGDFHMKTYTEEMEFSSLDEAMGGRLFLHYQMTLNHEVTQDHRLTLTFEEESES, encoded by the coding sequence ATGACAAGTAATGCTAAGGACATCCAGGTGCAGCTCGTTACGGAAATCAGAGACACGGATCGCAAAGAGACGATGGAAGTAAACGAAGCCGGTCAGTTTTTTGCGCGTGGCCAGACTCAGGTGATTACTTTTACAGAACATCCTGATGAAGGAGATCCTGTAAATACGATGATCACCGTTAAGCCAGGGCATGTCAGCATAAAACGAAGCGGTGGTATAGATATGCGTCAGGTTTTTCAGCCTGAAGTAGAAACAGAGAATTTATATCATCATACTTATGGTGATTTCCATATGAAAACTTATACAGAAGAAATGGAGTTCAGTTCCCTTGATGAAGCAATGGGCGGCCGATTATTTCTTCATTATCAGATGACGTTGAATCATGAAGTAACGCAGGATCATCGCTTGACATTGACGTTTGAGGAGGAGAGTGAATCATGA
- the speB gene encoding agmatinase: MRFDEAYSGKVFIMSRASEQEADAVIYGMPMDWTVSFRPGSRFGPSRIREASIGLEEYSPYLDRHLEEIKYHDAGDLLLPFGNPQKSIDIIEGYMDELLEKGKIPFGLGGEHLVTWPVLKAMYRKYPELAVIHIDAHADLREEYEGETLSHSTPIRKACELIGAEDVYSFGIRSGMREEFQYAEESGMFMARYEVLEPLKKILPELSGRPVYVTIDIDVLDPAYAPGTGTAEAGGISSKELLASIHEMAGSDLNVVGADLVEVAPAYDPTEKTPIAASKFLREMLLGFVK; this comes from the coding sequence ATGAGATTTGATGAAGCCTATTCTGGAAAAGTGTTTATCATGAGCCGGGCTTCCGAACAGGAGGCGGATGCCGTAATTTACGGAATGCCAATGGACTGGACTGTCAGCTTCCGTCCGGGCTCCCGATTTGGTCCGAGCCGCATCCGCGAAGCCTCGATCGGCCTTGAAGAATATAGTCCTTATCTGGATAGACATTTAGAAGAAATCAAGTACCACGATGCAGGTGATTTGCTCCTCCCCTTTGGAAATCCCCAGAAAAGTATTGATATTATTGAAGGCTATATGGATGAACTTTTGGAGAAAGGGAAGATACCTTTCGGACTGGGCGGCGAGCATCTGGTTACATGGCCAGTCTTAAAAGCGATGTACAGGAAATATCCAGAACTTGCTGTGATTCATATTGATGCTCATGCTGACCTCAGGGAAGAATACGAAGGCGAGACGCTATCCCATTCGACTCCTATTAGGAAAGCATGCGAGCTGATCGGAGCTGAAGATGTGTATTCGTTTGGCATCCGCTCAGGGATGAGAGAAGAGTTTCAATATGCGGAAGAAAGCGGCATGTTCATGGCTAGATATGAAGTGCTTGAGCCCCTGAAAAAAATTCTGCCGGAGCTATCTGGTCGTCCCGTTTATGTAACCATTGATATTGATGTACTTGATCCTGCTTATGCCCCGGGAACGGGGACAGCAGAAGCAGGAGGGATTTCCTCTAAGGAGCTTCTTGCTTCCATTCATGAAATGGCAGGCAGCGATTTAAACGTGGTAGGGGCTGACCTTGTTGAAGTGGCTCCCGCTTATGACCCGACAGAAAAGACTCCGATTGCAGCCAGTAAATTCTTACGCGAAATGCTTTTGGGGTTTGTAAAATAA
- the speE gene encoding spermidine synthase — protein MSTWFTEKQTENFGITAKVKQSLHNEKTDFQELEMLETEEWGNMLVLDDMVMTTEKDEFVYHEMLAHVPLHTHPSPKQVLVVGGGDGGVIREVLKHESVEKATLVEIDGKVIEYSKQYLPSIAGALDDERVEVKVADGFMHIAESERAYDVIMVDSTEPVGPAVNLFSKGFYEGIAKALKEDGIFVAQTDNPWFKADLIRQVYGDVKETFPITKVYTANIPTYPSGLWTFTMGSKIYDPLQVPAHRFTEMETKYYTEELHQACFALPKFVKDLTKG, from the coding sequence ATGAGCACGTGGTTTACTGAGAAGCAGACAGAAAATTTCGGAATTACGGCTAAAGTAAAACAGTCCCTTCATAACGAAAAAACAGATTTTCAGGAGTTAGAAATGCTTGAGACAGAAGAGTGGGGCAACATGCTGGTGCTCGACGACATGGTTATGACCACGGAAAAAGATGAGTTTGTTTACCATGAGATGCTGGCCCATGTACCGCTCCACACCCACCCGAGTCCGAAACAGGTTTTGGTAGTCGGCGGCGGAGATGGCGGTGTGATTCGTGAAGTACTGAAGCATGAAAGTGTTGAAAAAGCCACACTGGTAGAAATTGACGGCAAAGTTATTGAATACTCCAAACAATATCTGCCTTCTATTGCCGGTGCTCTGGACGATGAGCGTGTAGAGGTTAAGGTGGCAGATGGCTTCATGCACATTGCGGAAAGCGAGCGTGCTTATGACGTCATTATGGTAGATTCAACAGAACCGGTGGGTCCTGCTGTTAATCTATTTTCAAAAGGCTTCTATGAAGGGATTGCGAAAGCATTAAAAGAAGACGGAATCTTCGTTGCTCAGACTGATAACCCCTGGTTCAAGGCTGATTTAATTCGACAGGTTTATGGAGATGTAAAAGAAACATTTCCGATCACCAAAGTGTACACGGCCAATATACCAACGTATCCAAGCGGTCTTTGGACGTTTACTATGGGAAGTAAAATCTATGATCCTCTTCAGGTTCCTGCTCATCGGTTTACAGAGATGGAAACGAAGTATTATACAGAGGAGCTTCACCAGGCCTGCTTTGCTTTACCAAAATTCGTTAAAGATTTGACGAAAGGGTGA
- a CDS encoding transglycosylase domain-containing protein, with product MILFIRTTYRWSKRALKWTLIGLVLTGAGFLFVLGFAITQGPPSLMTEQNTVYYSQGENIIGEDHGAEERYWITVDEMPDAIKEATIAIEDRRFYDHFGFDFKRIAGAALTDLKQMSMVEGASTITQQYARNLYLSHDKTWKRKIQEALYALRLEIFYNKDEILEGYLNTIYYGHGAYGIEAASRYYFNKNAEELTLTEASMLAGVPKGPSYYSPLNNEENAASRQKLILGEMEKSGFITSSEKNEAVEASLVYSEHSDSSDKEAAPYFQDQVVAEAARILDISAEEVKTGGYHIHTTLIEDHQKTLEKQIDRHISAEEDIQIAAAIMNSHNGAITALIGGRDYETSAYNRATQAKRQVGSTIKPFLYYAALAEGYSPVTMIESKPTDFQIGDNGKVYSPTNFGDQYADKPITMAQALAVSDNIYAVATNMDIGPEKLVNTLDTFGISSRAKPVPSLALGSTSISLYEMMSAYGKMVKGSESLEGHTIEKITDRHENILFEYQPVFNKEKEIDPNRAFTITHMMTGMFDSSLDGYASVTGTPIKGKLTRMYGGKSGTTDYDSWMIGFSPQFVSGVWVGHDEGGRKLETFNERRYAKAVWADTMESIHEPLPSAAFIPTPDVKGVYIDPETGHRSGPNCPKERLMYMEKSDIPKEVCGGDEDKNKEEIENEFKNDPWFKDVVDWFF from the coding sequence ATGATTCTTTTTATACGAACGACATACCGCTGGTCAAAGCGAGCGCTCAAATGGACATTGATCGGCCTTGTGTTAACAGGAGCCGGATTTTTGTTTGTCTTAGGATTCGCCATTACCCAGGGCCCCCCTTCTTTAATGACCGAACAGAATACGGTTTATTATAGTCAGGGAGAGAATATTATTGGGGAAGATCATGGAGCGGAAGAACGATACTGGATTACCGTAGATGAAATGCCGGATGCCATTAAAGAAGCGACGATCGCTATTGAGGACCGTCGATTTTACGATCATTTCGGCTTTGATTTCAAGCGGATAGCTGGTGCTGCTTTAACCGACCTTAAACAAATGAGCATGGTGGAAGGCGCGAGCACCATTACTCAGCAGTACGCTCGTAATCTTTATTTATCACATGATAAAACATGGAAGAGAAAAATCCAAGAGGCTCTCTATGCCCTCAGACTGGAGATCTTTTATAATAAAGATGAAATTCTGGAAGGCTACTTAAACACGATCTACTATGGTCATGGAGCCTATGGAATTGAAGCAGCGAGCCGTTATTACTTTAATAAAAACGCAGAAGAATTAACGCTGACGGAAGCCTCTATGCTTGCAGGCGTCCCGAAAGGTCCCAGCTATTATTCTCCTCTGAACAATGAAGAGAACGCGGCCTCACGCCAAAAATTGATCTTGGGGGAAATGGAGAAAAGCGGCTTTATTACTTCTTCTGAAAAAAATGAAGCAGTAGAAGCGAGTCTTGTCTACTCGGAGCACTCTGACAGCTCCGACAAAGAAGCTGCTCCATACTTTCAGGACCAAGTCGTCGCAGAGGCTGCCAGAATTCTAGATATTTCGGCAGAAGAAGTTAAAACAGGCGGTTATCACATTCATACGACGCTCATAGAAGATCATCAGAAGACTCTAGAAAAACAGATTGACCGCCATATTTCAGCAGAGGAAGATATCCAAATCGCCGCTGCTATTATGAATAGTCATAACGGTGCCATTACCGCGCTGATCGGCGGCCGCGATTATGAAACCAGTGCTTATAATCGAGCTACACAGGCTAAGCGTCAGGTGGGATCGACTATAAAACCATTTCTATATTACGCGGCGCTTGCAGAAGGCTACTCACCGGTCACTATGATCGAAAGTAAACCGACCGATTTTCAGATAGGAGATAACGGAAAAGTCTACAGTCCAACCAACTTTGGAGACCAGTATGCGGACAAACCGATTACAATGGCCCAGGCACTGGCGGTTTCTGACAATATTTATGCTGTAGCCACCAACATGGATATTGGGCCCGAGAAGCTGGTAAATACACTGGACACATTTGGAATCTCGAGTCGTGCTAAGCCTGTCCCTTCTCTTGCCCTTGGTTCTACCTCTATTTCTCTTTATGAAATGATGAGTGCCTACGGGAAAATGGTGAAAGGCTCTGAATCTCTTGAAGGACACACCATTGAGAAAATTACAGACCGTCACGAAAATATACTTTTTGAATATCAGCCCGTTTTTAATAAAGAGAAAGAAATTGACCCGAACCGTGCCTTTACGATTACTCACATGATGACAGGGATGTTTGACTCTTCTCTTGATGGATATGCGTCTGTTACGGGCACTCCTATTAAAGGAAAACTAACTCGTATGTACGGCGGAAAATCTGGTACGACGGATTATGACAGCTGGATGATTGGCTTTAGTCCTCAATTTGTATCAGGGGTTTGGGTTGGCCATGATGAAGGCGGTAGAAAACTTGAAACATTCAACGAAAGAAGATATGCCAAAGCTGTTTGGGCAGACACCATGGAGTCGATTCATGAACCACTACCATCTGCAGCGTTTATTCCAACCCCGGATGTAAAAGGGGTTTATATTGATCCGGAAACTGGACACAGGTCCGGTCCTAATTGCCCGAAAGAACGTCTCATGTATATGGAAAAAAGCGATATTCCAAAAGAAGTTTGCGGTGGCGATGAGGATAAGAACAAAGAAGAGATCGAAAATGAGTTTAAAAATGATCCATGGTTCAAAGATGTAGTAGACTGGTTCTTTTAA
- a CDS encoding YolD-like family protein, with amino-acid sequence MDSRNRDRGTIKWTSLMLPEHVEMIRKLWKEDERVEKGIIDEQKAIEIDFLLQRALNDDLTVRVKIHNGFDYEEIPMKMEYIHKLKRKVYGVHWETKENVQISLDDLTDVSII; translated from the coding sequence ATGGATAGCCGCAATCGGGACCGGGGTACAATTAAGTGGACATCGTTAATGCTCCCGGAGCATGTAGAGATGATAAGGAAATTATGGAAGGAAGATGAGCGGGTAGAGAAAGGGATTATTGATGAACAGAAAGCCATCGAGATTGATTTTTTACTGCAGCGGGCTTTGAACGACGATCTGACGGTACGGGTCAAAATCCATAATGGTTTTGACTATGAAGAGATTCCAATGAAAATGGAGTACATTCATAAACTGAAACGCAAAGTTTATGGGGTGCACTGGGAAACAAAAGAAAACGTTCAAATTTCACTGGATGACCTTACCGATGTTTCAATTATTTAG
- a CDS encoding YwhD family protein, whose product MKEFDQFKNNDEKSDKKKKQFTIIKDDSTDGHGGYGVGSISLENMTPVIVDPNEEKAFVDMGALHARSAVEKRVKFITDREVVANGLLYWIVWVTVDNQAGKPSYYGVAGSEIVVDRSIKRGYKLMPEHVNHMDKSLKGKFVVDHMDEKSRTILGEYLREFKPELWENTNQELKDSLGVQ is encoded by the coding sequence ATGAAAGAATTTGATCAATTTAAAAATAATGATGAGAAAAGCGATAAAAAGAAGAAGCAGTTCACGATTATTAAGGACGACTCCACGGATGGTCATGGTGGTTATGGTGTAGGCTCCATCAGCCTTGAGAATATGACCCCGGTTATCGTGGATCCGAATGAAGAGAAGGCCTTTGTTGATATGGGGGCTCTGCATGCCCGCAGCGCGGTTGAGAAGCGGGTGAAGTTTATTACGGATCGTGAAGTAGTAGCGAATGGTTTATTGTACTGGATCGTCTGGGTTACGGTGGATAATCAGGCAGGAAAGCCAAGCTACTATGGAGTAGCTGGCAGTGAAATCGTCGTCGATCGTTCTATTAAACGAGGCTATAAGCTGATGCCCGAGCATGTGAACCATATGGACAAGTCCTTAAAAGGAAAATTTGTTGTCGACCATATGGATGAAAAGTCAAGGACGATTCTTGGTGAGTATCTCCGTGAATTTAAGCCCGAACTATGGGAAAATACAAACCAGGAACTAAAAGACTCCCTCGGTGTCCAGTAA
- a CDS encoding ABC transporter permease subunit — MKIVKFVVYYIMGLAGILFISASPALFSGGSFFDVSHYFLELQQLVAAIFNPAEWVYMYKDRPEPLLEFLWEPYQYSMTVFVGGLLLGIGLAFLLALGTMFLPGWAKLIIGRLLNVLEAVPDLLLAFCLQLFVVWFYKQTDIQIVSFTALGQDKVYILPIIAIAVLPLVTMYKIILILMDEEMAKSYVQMAKSKGLEKAVILNVHVTRNIVKSLFFHSKIILWGSLSSLLIIEYIFNMNGITSLFRGDFRPIVSAMILFMIFTPFFIMYQGTELFIFKDHKVSKETSLSMNRFIGDFNMKPGGKWLKQTFATIGEHFKNLKFLIGFMIISGTVCVSMVYSIMADPLVDKFYHITNEEGRLVSAAPHSPEYIFLGTDALGYSIFDQLLVGAKYTIIFALAIAFLRMSIGFLLAIPYTFFLHSRIQRSVEKIVDGMHFLPMTIIAFMLLTPVLWMSPGGFTTTQTERIIYQGLILVLLAVPLIVTLFGSEMKLLMQEEYVVSTKVLGGSSLHLLWKHLLPHLSARMGIVFGQQFIQTLLIFIHLGVFNIYFGGTNVDYSPMQADPPTSTTYEWSGLIGAAKDSLMTGRWWFIIPALLCFMGIILSMQLIIQGIQEVQEKRVGIPVSNPMGWKRLFHKRKPASRRVDDPSAERFVFIKSEHRSS; from the coding sequence ATGAAAATCGTTAAGTTCGTGGTCTATTACATAATGGGACTGGCAGGCATTTTGTTCATTAGCGCGTCCCCGGCTTTATTCAGTGGTGGAAGTTTTTTTGATGTATCTCATTACTTTTTGGAACTTCAGCAACTGGTCGCTGCAATTTTTAATCCCGCTGAATGGGTGTACATGTATAAAGATCGTCCGGAACCGCTGCTTGAGTTTCTGTGGGAGCCTTATCAATACTCTATGACTGTTTTCGTTGGAGGTCTTCTCCTTGGGATTGGCCTGGCTTTTTTATTGGCCCTCGGAACCATGTTTCTCCCTGGGTGGGCAAAATTGATCATCGGAAGACTCCTGAACGTTTTAGAAGCTGTACCTGATTTATTACTCGCTTTTTGTTTACAGCTCTTCGTTGTATGGTTCTATAAACAAACAGATATTCAGATTGTCTCTTTTACGGCTCTAGGTCAGGATAAGGTGTATATTCTGCCTATTATTGCCATTGCAGTATTACCTTTAGTTACGATGTACAAAATCATTCTTATACTTATGGATGAGGAGATGGCAAAGTCTTATGTGCAGATGGCTAAGAGTAAAGGGTTGGAGAAAGCTGTAATTCTTAATGTACATGTGACAAGAAATATTGTAAAAAGTCTATTCTTTCATTCCAAGATCATCCTCTGGGGATCTTTATCAAGTCTGTTGATCATTGAATATATTTTTAATATGAATGGGATCACCAGTTTGTTTAGGGGGGATTTTAGGCCAATCGTCTCGGCTATGATACTATTTATGATCTTCACCCCTTTTTTTATCATGTATCAGGGAACGGAGCTGTTTATCTTCAAGGATCATAAGGTGTCTAAAGAGACCAGCTTGAGCATGAATCGTTTCATAGGTGATTTCAACATGAAACCAGGTGGGAAATGGCTGAAGCAGACTTTCGCAACGATAGGGGAACATTTTAAAAACCTGAAATTTCTAATTGGATTTATGATCATTTCGGGGACGGTCTGTGTGAGTATGGTTTATAGTATCATGGCGGATCCTTTAGTAGATAAGTTTTATCATATTACGAATGAGGAAGGACGGCTGGTAAGCGCTGCTCCTCACTCGCCTGAGTATATATTTCTCGGAACGGATGCACTCGGTTACAGTATTTTCGATCAGTTACTCGTGGGAGCAAAATATACGATTATATTTGCTCTCGCTATAGCCTTTTTAAGGATGAGTATTGGATTTTTATTAGCCATTCCATATACATTCTTTCTACATTCCCGAATTCAGCGTAGTGTAGAAAAAATAGTGGACGGTATGCATTTTCTGCCTATGACCATTATTGCATTCATGCTATTGACCCCAGTCTTATGGATGTCGCCAGGCGGTTTTACCACTACTCAGACGGAACGGATTATCTATCAAGGATTGATTTTGGTTCTACTTGCTGTACCTTTGATTGTTACGCTCTTTGGCAGCGAAATGAAGCTTTTAATGCAGGAGGAATATGTAGTTAGTACGAAGGTCCTTGGGGGTAGTTCGCTTCATTTACTTTGGAAGCATCTGCTTCCACATTTGAGCGCACGGATGGGCATTGTGTTTGGACAGCAGTTTATTCAGACGCTGCTGATCTTTATCCATCTAGGTGTTTTTAATATTTATTTTGGAGGGACGAATGTAGATTATTCTCCCATGCAGGCTGATCCACCGACGAGTACTACGTATGAATGGTCCGGGTTGATTGGAGCAGCGAAAGACTCTTTAATGACGGGGAGATGGTGGTTTATTATTCCCGCCCTTCTTTGTTTTATGGGGATTATTCTGTCTATGCAGCTCATTATTCAAGGAATCCAGGAAGTTCAGGAGAAACGGGTAGGTATCCCCGTTTCTAACCCAATGGGGTGGAAGAGGCTTTTCCATAAAAGGAAACCTGCAAGTAGGCGAGTGGATGATCCTTCAGCTGAGAGGTTTGTCTTTATAAAAAGCGAACATCGTTCCTCTTAG
- a CDS encoding YwgA family protein, translating into MLENHAKLMQFFSSTDEIVGRKKLQKMIYILKKCEVPFEERYQFHFYGPYSEELTLRIEEMCNLGFISEEREEKKNYYQYRYEITESGREFLNHYEMDLPPLHDHIREMNGRSSRFLELVSTMLFFEDLPREEITEKVYAVKSTQNYTEEDIQDGWEFIEKLRGIH; encoded by the coding sequence ATGTTGGAAAATCATGCGAAGCTGATGCAATTCTTCTCAAGTACGGATGAGATCGTAGGTCGTAAAAAACTGCAGAAAATGATCTACATACTTAAAAAGTGTGAGGTTCCATTTGAAGAGCGCTATCAGTTTCATTTTTACGGACCCTATTCAGAGGAATTAACGCTTAGAATTGAGGAAATGTGTAACCTTGGATTTATCAGTGAGGAAAGAGAAGAAAAGAAAAATTACTATCAGTACCGCTATGAGATTACGGAAAGCGGACGTGAATTTCTAAATCATTATGAAATGGATCTGCCTCCGTTGCATGACCATATCCGCGAAATGAACGGTAGAAGTTCCCGATTTCTGGAGTTGGTCTCTACGATGCTCTTCTTTGAGGATCTGCCTCGTGAAGAAATCACTGAAAAAGTTTACGCCGTAAAAAGTACTCAGAATTACACAGAGGAAGACATCCAGGATGGATGGGAATTTATTGAAAAATTACGAGGGATTCATTAG
- a CDS encoding HD domain-containing protein, translating into MDYRDEKLSEEKVFKDPVHRYVHVRDRVIWDLIGTSEFQRLRRIKQLGTSYLTFHGAEHSRFNHSLGVYEIVRRIIENFKDRPNWDGEERLLCLCAALLHDLGHGPFSHSFEKVFKLDHEDYTQKILLGDTEVNKILNQVEEGFPKKVADVINKTYTNKLVVSLISSQIDADRMDYLQRDAYFTGVSYGHFDMERILRVMRPMEDQVVVKESGMHAVEDYIMSRYQMYWQVYFHPVTRSAEVILSKILHRAKELYESGYTFKLKPTHFFSFFTGQPTLKEYLALDEAVTLYYFQTWMEEDDPVLSDLCDRFVNRRLFKYIEFNPNSQMNQWMELYKLFSKAGLNPDYYLVVDSSSDLPYDFYRPGEEEERLPIHLLQPSQELRELSRLSDIVEAISGKKRTDHKLYIPLDRLEEMSNRSKTKKRIMEILYG; encoded by the coding sequence ATGGACTATCGTGATGAGAAATTAAGTGAAGAGAAGGTTTTTAAGGACCCCGTCCATCGCTATGTCCACGTGCGGGACCGGGTGATCTGGGATTTAATCGGAACATCGGAATTTCAGCGGTTAAGACGAATTAAACAGCTGGGGACGTCGTATTTAACATTCCACGGGGCAGAGCATAGTCGTTTTAACCATTCATTAGGTGTTTACGAAATAGTTCGCCGAATTATAGAAAACTTTAAGGACAGGCCGAACTGGGACGGCGAAGAACGGCTGCTTTGCCTCTGTGCAGCTTTGCTTCATGATCTGGGCCATGGGCCGTTCTCTCATTCTTTCGAAAAGGTTTTTAAACTGGATCATGAAGATTATACCCAAAAGATTTTACTCGGAGATACGGAAGTGAATAAGATTCTGAACCAGGTAGAAGAAGGGTTCCCTAAGAAAGTGGCTGACGTGATAAATAAAACGTACACTAATAAACTGGTTGTCAGCTTGATTTCCAGTCAGATTGATGCTGATCGTATGGATTACTTGCAGCGGGATGCTTATTTTACAGGAGTAAGCTATGGTCACTTTGATATGGAGAGGATATTGCGGGTCATGCGTCCGATGGAAGATCAGGTTGTTGTGAAAGAGAGCGGTATGCATGCGGTAGAAGACTATATCATGAGCCGTTACCAAATGTACTGGCAGGTCTATTTCCACCCTGTGACGCGGAGCGCTGAGGTTATTCTATCTAAAATTCTTCATAGAGCGAAAGAACTTTATGAATCCGGCTATACGTTCAAGCTGAAACCGACTCATTTCTTTTCTTTCTTTACGGGACAGCCAACACTCAAGGAGTACTTAGCACTTGATGAAGCTGTAACGCTGTATTACTTCCAAACATGGATGGAAGAAGACGACCCGGTTCTGAGTGATTTATGTGACCGATTTGTTAACCGCCGGTTGTTTAAATATATTGAGTTCAATCCTAATTCTCAGATGAACCAATGGATGGAACTGTATAAATTATTTTCTAAAGCAGGGCTGAATCCGGATTACTATTTGGTGGTAGATTCAAGTTCTGATCTTCCTTACGACTTTTACCGTCCGGGTGAAGAGGAAGAACGACTGCCAATCCATCTGCTGCAGCCCAGTCAGGAATTAAGAGAGTTGTCCCGGCTTTCTGATATTGTCGAGGCCATTTCAGGCAAAAAGCGGACAGATCATAAACTATATATTCCTCTGGACCGCCTGGAGGAAATGTCCAATCGTAGTAAGACGAAGAAGCGGATTATGGAAATATTGTATGGATAA